The genomic region ATGTCACCCTCAACATGATTGACACAAGCAAGTGGGGCGGCTGGTATCCTAACACGATGGATATCCATCCGGTAAAGGACATCTACCTGAAGAAATAGTTCTTCTCACGAGAATTATAAAGGCCATCTCCTCGGAGGTGGCCTTTTTCTGTACCAACTCTCCAATCATTCTCTATCTTTCAATGGACGAAATAGCGGGAAAACACTATCATGCAGAGCATGGATACTCGCATTACTCCTACAGACATACAAGGCACAATCACTATACCAGGATCAAAGAGCCAAACTATCAGAGCTCTGTTGATTGCTACTTTTTCAAAAGGCAAATCTAGGATTGAAAATGCCCTGTTTTCTCAAGATACCATAGCTTGTATAAAAGCTTGTGAAGCATTTGGCGCAAGGATTACAGAAAAAGACACGACGTTGCTTGTCAATGCAACAGACGTCGGCAGTGATGGCACACCATTGTCAATTGACTGTGCAAACAGCGGTACGACACTTTATCTGGCTGCAGGCCTTGCTGCTTCTCTGGGGAAAGAAATCACCTTTACAGGAGACGAACAGTTATGTAGACGCCCTATCGGTCCATTACTTAGGGCCTTCAGTGACCTTGGTGCCATTGTAACCTTATCCGATTACCCACCTTTCACTATCCAGGGACCATTGAAAGGTGGTTCAACCTCAATTGACTGTCCTACAAGCCAATATTTATCTTCATTGTTGCTGGCAGCAGTACTCAGCAAAGGTGATTGTGAAATCACGACACCTTTGCTCTATGAAAAACCCTATGTGCGCCTGACCTTGGCTTGGTTGGACAGCCAACACACCAATTATCACATCAGCAAGGACCTGCAACATAGCTGTGTTGCCGGAAACCAACAATTGTATCCGATCGATGTTACTATCCCCGGTGATTATAGCAGTGCCACATTTTTCTTCTGCCTAGCAGCAATCAGTGCAACGACTCTGACTATACAGGGTCTCGATCCTGATGATACACAGGGAGACCGCCATGTATTGGATATTCTTGCAAAAATGGGATGCACCTATAGTTGGAAAGGACATAGCATCACAATAACCGGCCCCCAAAAGCTCAAGCCATGTACTTTTTCCCTCAATGAAATGCCTGATGCATTGCCGGCTTTGGCTATAACAGCCTGTTTTTGCAATGGGACAAGTGAAATCATAGACACACCCCAGGCAAGGTTGAAAGAAACAGACAGAATTGCGACCATGCATGCAAATCTGAATAGACTTGGAGCAGAAACAGAAGAAAGACCAGCAGGATTGGTCATACATGGAACAGGAAAACTCAACGGAGGAACCGTAGAGGGATATGGTGACCACAGGATCATCATGGCAATGGCCATAGGTGGTATCAGGGCAGAATCACCTGTTACTATCAAAGGCAGCGATGCCTGTGCAGTAACTTTCCCGACTTTCTTTACTCTGCTTGAAAGCCTCAGGCAGAAACATTAGGATATTTCCAAGCATAGAACTGGGAGGGAAAAACACGAATGCCATCACAAACCGTTTACGATCTGAGAAGTGACACCATAACAAAACCGACAGAAGGTATGCGACAGGCAATGTCCGAAGCAGAAGTCGGTGATGATGTCTATAGTGAAGATCCTACAACCAATAAGCTTGAAGCTCTTGCAGCAGAACTGACCGGCAAGGAAAAAGCTTTGTTCGTTACCAGTGGAAGCCAGGCTAACCTGATTGCTTTATATCTCAACGGAGGCCGAGGCAATGAGGTAATATGTGCAGAAAGTGCCCACATCGTACAGCATGAGATAGCTGCCTGTACTGCCATTGCAGGGATACTTCCCATTACCATAGATGCTCCGCGAGGCCTGCTCAAAGCACAGGACATAGAAAAGAAAATCAAACCCACAGGTGTCTATGATATGGCCCATACAAGTTTGATTGAAATTGAAAACACCATTGCAGGCAATATCTATTCCCTTGAAAGACTATCAGATATCCATAACGTAGCAAAAAAACACAGTCTTCTTATACACATGGACGGAGCGAGACTTTTCAATGCCCAGGTTGCTACCGGAATTTCTGCAAGGGAATATGCAAGATATTGTGATAGTGTCTCCTTCTGTCTCTCAAAGGGATTGGGAGCACCGGTAGGTTCCATGCTATGCGGCAGTGAAACTTTCATACACAAGGCACGGACTCTCAGAAAAATGCTGGGAAGCGGTTTGCGGCAATCAGGTATACTGGCAGCTGCCGGAATCTATGCCTTGGAACATAACGTTGAACGGCTCAGGGATGACCACCAGCATGCAGCTCAAATCGCAAATGCACTGAGCCAGACAAATTGGGCTAAAGTGCAAGGACATATACAGACTAATATCGTGCTCTTCTCAGTAGAAGGAATTCCCGCTCCGACTGTTGTCAAAAGACTAGGAAGCACAGGCATACGCGCAACCACAGAAGGATCCTATGTCAGGTTAGTGACGAACCTCAACCTAAATTCACAAGCTATCGATGAAGCCTGCACGATTCTCTTCAGCTTTGATCCCTATAAGGAAGTACTATGACACACGTACTGCTTTGTTTCAGCGGGACGGGTAACAGTGCACACATGGCCCAATACTTAAGTCAAGCAATGGAAGATTGCAACATCATGCAGTTAACAGATGTGATGGAGGGGAAAAGGGATTTTACGGTTCCGGAAAAACTGGGATTTGTTTTTCCAACCTATGTCGAAATGCCTCCGGAAATAATTATCAGATTCATCAGGGAGCAACTTGCAACCCAGGATCTTTCCCCTCTGGGCTATCTCTATATCGTAACTGACGGAGGAGCAAGGCATCCTACCTATTGCCACAAAGCCATTGAAGCAGAACTGTCCAAAGCCGGCGCATATGCCTCCTATTATGGCTATGTCAGCATGCCTGACAATTATCTGCGAATCAAAGGCAAGGCAACAAACAGCAAAACAATTGCCAAAGCAGATAAAAAACTTAAGATAATTGCTGATGAAATCAAAAATGAAAAACTTAAGCCCCCGGCATTCAGGCCATTGCCTCGTCTGTTCATCAACCTCTTCGGCTCTCTGGCCTCTCGCTTTAACGTAGCAAGCCACTTTACTGTTACAGACCAATGTACCGGCTGTGGACGTTGCTACCGTAGTTGTCCGGCTGGTAACATCAGCATGCAGGATGGCAAACCCACGTTCTTGCAAGGTTGCCAAAATTGCTTTGGTTGCATCAGCTATTGTCCAGCAAAAGCAATCCTCTATAAGGGGAAAGAAAGGACTGCGAGATATACATTCCCGGATGGTCCTTTTTATATTGAATATAGGAAATGAATGGTATACAAAAAATGAGCACTACATATGATTTTGACACATTGGCACAAAGAAAAGGTACGCTGAGCGCCAAATGGAATGAAGATGACATCGAAAGTTTCTGCGGCAACAGAAAGGCAACCCCATTCTGGGTAGCTGATATGGATTTCAAATCCTGTCCTGCAATAATTGATGAAGCAACGAAAATTGCCCAGAGCGGCAGCTATGGATATCCTGCATTCAAGAATCTCAAAGAAGATTTTCAGGCATTTGTACTGAAAAGGCATGGCCTTTCCGTTGATACGGATGAAATCAGCATCAGCCAAGGGGTATTGAGTTCCATTGCCATCGTAATGTCCCTTGTAACTGCTCCCGGTGACGGAGTCATCGTCCCCTTTCCAGCCTACAAGCCTTTCGTCAGTATCACAGAAAGGCAGGAAAGGAAACTGCTGCCATGGTATATGAAACAAGAGGGCACTGCATTCAGCCTGGATTGGGACAGCTATGAAACACTATGCCGACAGGCAAAGCTTTTGATATTGTGTTCACCACATAATCCTACCGGTGTCGTCTTCACTGAACAGGAACTGGAAAAAGCATGCATGATAGCCAAGAAACATGGAGTGTTCATCATCTGTGATGAAATCCATATTGACCTCACATTCCCATCTGAAAAGCAAGTACCGTTCTTGGAGATTGCAAGGAAAATGCAAGCATCGGCAATGTCAGCAATGGCACCTTCAAAGACATTCAACATTGCAGGTGAACATTTTTCCATAGCCCTGTTCTCCGATCCGCAGGTAAAAGCTCGTTACGATGCTTTCTGTAGGAACTATTGGCTACAGGGAACCTCTTATTTTTCAACAGCACTGGCAAGTGCTGCCTATAGAAATGGTTATGAATGGCTGATGGAAGCAACTGATTATCTTGAGGGAAATGCACGGTTCATCGAACAATTCTGCAAATCCTCAATGCCATTGGTAAAGCCCCTTCATGCGGGATCTTCCTTCATCTGCTTATGGGATTGCACGGCCTTGTTACCTTATGTAGAACAGGATGCTCAAAACCATCCAGATTTCTATGCAAGAAGCAAGACAAGCCAAGCAGGACTCCTTTCTACTTTCTTTGGGAAAAAAGCTGGAATTGCCATGCACGACGGCACATGGTTCGGCGGTGAGCGATACAAAGGTTATGTCCGCTTTAACTATGGTACCAGACGCAGCGAAGTTGCAAGAGCATTGACCCAATGCAAAAAAGCAGTAGATGAATTGACTGTCAGCCTTTGAAACCAGGAAGGATCAACCATGCCGGCTGTCTTTCAGGTTGTCGCAAATAGACGACAGCACCTTTGACCCTTTTCCCTGGATATAATCTGGAGACAGCAAGCAAATAGACCAACAATTGTATCTGATGTCTGGCGGGGTCGCAGTTTGCATCCGTCTTGAAATCAATGACCTTGCACCATTCCTCATCATCTTCTGCCAACAGGTCAATTGCGCCCTCCACGACCTTGTCCTGTCCTCCATCTTCCAATGCAGAAAAGAATTTCACTTCGCATGACAGCTTGCAATCGGCAATTTCTTCCTTATATAAGGCAGAATCAAGGAAGGCTTTGGAAAAAGCTAAGGCATCCTTTTCAATCTGTAGCCCTTTTGCAGTCTTCCTTATTCTGTACAAAGCTGAGGACGCAGGCAAAACATCTGGAATAGATGGGATTGCCATATCCAAGACCGCCGATTCAACCACAGCGTGGCAATATGTACCGAAATCCACAAACACATCTTTTTCTCCCGCTTCCTGCAATTCCCTCACAATTGCATCAGAAGCACAGGAAGGTAATTCTTCTCCGCCTCCCAAGGATAATTTTTCTCCAAGAGAAGTCGCAGCAACTCTCACAGGCTCCAAGTCAAGTTGCTTCTCAGGAACTTCATACCAAGCCAAGCAAGCTGCAGCATCCGACCGGTCAAACGGAGAAGTCCGATCTGACGATGTATATAATTCCTTTTCAAAAGCCTGTGGAATCTCTGTTTTCTCTGTTATGGCCGATATACCTCCCTCCAAAGTATCCTTATCAATACCACAGGCAGATAAAAGCATCAGGAGAAAAGAATCATCAGGCCTTTCATTCTTCAAATTACGATTATTCTTGGTAAATGTACCAGTTATTACCAAATGGAACTCAGCCCGGGTCACAGCCACATAGAACAGTCGTTTCCGTTCTGCAAGCAGCTGTTGGAATTCTTGGTCCTTGTGCAACTCCAAAAGTATATTGCTATATCTGCCATTGCCATCCTTGAAATGGGCAGGCACAGGAATACCATGCCACAGGACATAAGCCGGTTGGATCACTTTCAATGATGATCCAGCAGCAGCAAGAATGACAATAGGAAACTGAAGGCCCTTTGATTTATGTATCGTCATAAGCTGTACGGCATCAGACTGTTCATCATAGATAGCCACATCCCCAAGTTTTTCCGCACTGCCTAAGACCAGACGTACACGATCAAGGAAATGTGACAGAGAATGCCCTGCTTCATCACTCTGACGAGCGAGGCGATTGAAGAAATCATAGCTTGAAAGATATGGTTGTCGCTCTTTATTGCATGTATATGCCATATATAGGCCACAGTCCCACCAAAGATAAGAAATAAGCTGAACAATGGACCTGGAATGTGAAAGACGCTTCAGTTCGGCAAAAGCCAAACATAGATGCGTATATCTGGCAGCATCATCTTCATCCAATCCTTCCACGGACGAAAAAGCCTCGACTCCTTCGTCAAGCAATTTCTCCAAGGCCTGGTCACTTACTTTGCAGAATGGCCCCCTCAGCACTGCAGCATAGGCAAGCCTATCATCAGGAAAAAGGAGCAACTGCAACATTGCATAGATATCATTTGCCATTGCTTCAAGCATCATTGATTTGTTGGCAACGACAGCATAGGGAATATTATAGCGTCTCAAGGCCTTCTCAAAGGCCATCTGATTAGTAAGCTTATCCATCAGGATGGCAATATCCGAAGGATGGGGACGTCTCGTGCCGCCATTTCCATCAGGAATGAGATAATCGTCACCCTCAAGCATAGAGCGGATTTTCTTTGCAACGGCAAGAGCCTCTGACCCCAAGCCTTCGGCCAGTTCAACATCAGCATCAGCAGACTTCTCGTAAGGCTTGACCAACAGACCGATTTGAGGAACTATGCCAGGTGTTGCAGCTCTATGTCCCAGTGGTTTGAAATCTGCCTCATATGATTCTCCCC from Spirochaetia bacterium harbors:
- the ltaE gene encoding low-specificity L-threonine aldolase, translated to MPSQTVYDLRSDTITKPTEGMRQAMSEAEVGDDVYSEDPTTNKLEALAAELTGKEKALFVTSGSQANLIALYLNGGRGNEVICAESAHIVQHEIAACTAIAGILPITIDAPRGLLKAQDIEKKIKPTGVYDMAHTSLIEIENTIAGNIYSLERLSDIHNVAKKHSLLIHMDGARLFNAQVATGISAREYARYCDSVSFCLSKGLGAPVGSMLCGSETFIHKARTLRKMLGSGLRQSGILAAAGIYALEHNVERLRDDHQHAAQIANALSQTNWAKVQGHIQTNIVLFSVEGIPAPTVVKRLGSTGIRATTEGSYVRLVTNLNLNSQAIDEACTILFSFDPYKEVL
- the aroA gene encoding 3-phosphoshikimate 1-carboxyvinyltransferase, which codes for MQSMDTRITPTDIQGTITIPGSKSQTIRALLIATFSKGKSRIENALFSQDTIACIKACEAFGARITEKDTTLLVNATDVGSDGTPLSIDCANSGTTLYLAAGLAASLGKEITFTGDEQLCRRPIGPLLRAFSDLGAIVTLSDYPPFTIQGPLKGGSTSIDCPTSQYLSSLLLAAVLSKGDCEITTPLLYEKPYVRLTLAWLDSQHTNYHISKDLQHSCVAGNQQLYPIDVTIPGDYSSATFFFCLAAISATTLTIQGLDPDDTQGDRHVLDILAKMGCTYSWKGHSITITGPQKLKPCTFSLNEMPDALPALAITACFCNGTSEIIDTPQARLKETDRIATMHANLNRLGAETEERPAGLVIHGTGKLNGGTVEGYGDHRIIMAMAIGGIRAESPVTIKGSDACAVTFPTFFTLLESLRQKH
- a CDS encoding UvrD-helicase domain-containing protein, coding for MKFKQVLEKRKAEGRPFDEEQEAAICHLGNCVVAAGAGAGKTTVLSYRFLYLVMEQHVDADRILTLTFTRKAAGEMHDRIHSLLVDYRDDPQVALQLSKFPDATISTFDAFCAQIVRMDSIRYGIPKDFTIDDDKAKDNALRCCRRFVETEQMEAGFAYLSSCYRTEDLFDNLLIPMASNGFFLPFSYDPHESAEALVAFIRDKNKESEDRLYELVSYLADIVPQSEGKTVLRIIDLAEKATVAFQNGKQEFQACLDELYACRAPGSRSKDADVNEIFKEFKNFYPIYSLLQNSLSQSDNLEMIFTSLEHYQQALAEEKRRSGILTFADVAGLALDILKKNKAIRQMLKKKFSYIMIDEFQDDNDLQKQMLYLLSEKLDCQGDGIPEAINLEPKKLFFVGDEKQSIYRFRGADVSVFKSLAKDLQPDGSELSIARNYRSEPALIDFINQIFPFVMKNGGESYEADFKPLGHRAATPGIVPQIGLLVKPYEKSADADVELAEGLGSEALAVAKKIRSMLEGDDYLIPDGNGGTRRPHPSDIAILMDKLTNQMAFEKALRRYNIPYAVVANKSMMLEAMANDIYAMLQLLLFPDDRLAYAAVLRGPFCKVSDQALEKLLDEGVEAFSSVEGLDEDDAARYTHLCLAFAELKRLSHSRSIVQLISYLWWDCGLYMAYTCNKERQPYLSSYDFFNRLARQSDEAGHSLSHFLDRVRLVLGSAEKLGDVAIYDEQSDAVQLMTIHKSKGLQFPIVILAAAGSSLKVIQPAYVLWHGIPVPAHFKDGNGRYSNILLELHKDQEFQQLLAERKRLFYVAVTRAEFHLVITGTFTKNNRNLKNERPDDSFLLMLLSACGIDKDTLEGGISAITEKTEIPQAFEKELYTSSDRTSPFDRSDAAACLAWYEVPEKQLDLEPVRVAATSLGEKLSLGGGEELPSCASDAIVRELQEAGEKDVFVDFGTYCHAVVESAVLDMAIPSIPDVLPASSALYRIRKTAKGLQIEKDALAFSKAFLDSALYKEEIADCKLSCEVKFFSALEDGGQDKVVEGAIDLLAEDDEEWCKVIDFKTDANCDPARHQIQLLVYLLAVSRLYPGKRVKGAVVYLRQPERQPAWLILPGFKG
- a CDS encoding aminotransferase class I/II-fold pyridoxal phosphate-dependent enzyme → MSTTYDFDTLAQRKGTLSAKWNEDDIESFCGNRKATPFWVADMDFKSCPAIIDEATKIAQSGSYGYPAFKNLKEDFQAFVLKRHGLSVDTDEISISQGVLSSIAIVMSLVTAPGDGVIVPFPAYKPFVSITERQERKLLPWYMKQEGTAFSLDWDSYETLCRQAKLLILCSPHNPTGVVFTEQELEKACMIAKKHGVFIICDEIHIDLTFPSEKQVPFLEIARKMQASAMSAMAPSKTFNIAGEHFSIALFSDPQVKARYDAFCRNYWLQGTSYFSTALASAAYRNGYEWLMEATDYLEGNARFIEQFCKSSMPLVKPLHAGSSFICLWDCTALLPYVEQDAQNHPDFYARSKTSQAGLLSTFFGKKAGIAMHDGTWFGGERYKGYVRFNYGTRRSEVARALTQCKKAVDELTVSL
- a CDS encoding EFR1 family ferrodoxin (N-terminal region resembles flavodoxins. C-terminal ferrodoxin region binds two 4Fe-4S clusters.), which produces MTHVLLCFSGTGNSAHMAQYLSQAMEDCNIMQLTDVMEGKRDFTVPEKLGFVFPTYVEMPPEIIIRFIREQLATQDLSPLGYLYIVTDGGARHPTYCHKAIEAELSKAGAYASYYGYVSMPDNYLRIKGKATNSKTIAKADKKLKIIADEIKNEKLKPPAFRPLPRLFINLFGSLASRFNVASHFTVTDQCTGCGRCYRSCPAGNISMQDGKPTFLQGCQNCFGCISYCPAKAILYKGKERTARYTFPDGPFYIEYRK